From the genome of Globicephala melas chromosome 11, mGloMel1.2, whole genome shotgun sequence, one region includes:
- the PXK gene encoding PX domain-containing protein kinase-like protein isoform X15, producing the protein MAFMEKPPAGKVLLDDTVPLTAAIEASQSLQSHTEYIIRVQRGISVENSWQIAGLSLPLPPKKLIGNMDREFIAERQKGLQNYLNVITTNHILSNCELVKKFLDPNNYSASYTEIALQQVSMFFRSEPKWEVVEPLKDIGWRIRKKYFLMKIKNQPKERLVLSWADLGPDKYLSDKDFQCLIKLLPSCLHPYIYRVTFATANESSALLIRMFNEKGTLKDLIYKAKPKDPFLRKYCNPKKIQGLELQQIKTYGRQILEVLKFLHDKGFPYGHLHASNVMLEGDACRLLDLENSLLGLPSFYRSYFSQFRKINTLESVDVHCFGHLLYEMTYGRPPDSVPVDSFPPAPSMAVVAVLESTLSCEACKNGMPTVSRLLQMPLFSDVLLTTSEKPQFKIPTKLKEALRIAKECIEKRLIEEQKQIHQHRRLTRAQSHHGSEEERKKRKILARKKSKRSAVENSEEHSAKYSNSNNSAGSGASSPLTSPSSPTPPSTAVEHAPF; encoded by the exons GAATATATCATTCGGGTACAAAGAGGAATTTCTGTAGAAAATAGCTGGCag attgCAGGCCTAAGTCTACCTCTTCCTCCCAAAAAATTGATTGGTAACATGGATCGTGAGTTCATAGCTGAGAGGCAGAAAGGTCTTCAGAACTATCTCAACGTTATCACCACAAATCATATCTTGTCTAATTGTGAGCTGGTTAAGAAGTTTTTAGATCCAAACAACTATTCTGCAAGCTATACTG AGATTGCCTTACAACAGGTTTCCATGTTCTTCCGATCAGAACCAAAGTGGGAGGTGGTGGAACCATTGAAAGACATAG GTTGGAGGATaaggaagaaatatttcttgATGAAGATTAAAAATCAGCCAAAGGAGCGGCTAGTGTTAAGCTGG GCTGACCTTGGTCCTGACAAGTATCTGTCAGATAAAGATTTTCAGTGTCTAATCAAACTTCTGCCATCCTGTTTG CACCCTTACATCTATCGTGTTACCTTTGCCACAGCTAACGAATCCTCAGCATTGCTAATTAGAATGTTTAATGAAAAAGGAACTTTGAAGGACCTGATCTACAAG GCAAAACCAAAAGACCCATTCCTAAGGAAGTACTGCAACCCTAAGAAGATTCAAGGCCTTGAACTTcagcaaataaaaacatatgggCGGCAAATATTAGAG GTACTAAAGTTTCTCCATGACAAGGGATTCCCTTATGGGCATCTTCATGCTTCCAACGTGATGCTGGAAGGGGACGCTTGCCGGCTGCTGGACCTTGAGAATTCCTTGTTgggccttccttccttctaccgatcttatttctcacagttcaggaaAATCAAT aCATTGGAGAGTGTGGACGTCCACTGCTTTGGCCACTTACTGTATGAAATGACTTACGGACGACCGCCAGACTCAGTGCCTGTAGACTCCTTCCCTCCTGCACCGTCTATGGCTGTGG TGGCCGTGTTGGAGTCTACGCTGTCTTGTGAAGCCTGTAAAAATGGCATGCCCACCGTCTCCCGGCTCTTACAGATGCC aTTATTCAGTGATGTTCTGCTAACTACTTCCGAAAAGCCACAGTTTAAG atCCCCACAAAGTTAAAAGAGGCATTGAGAATTGCCAAAGAATGTATAGAAAAGAGGCTAATTGAAGAACAGAAACAG ATCCACCAGCATCGAAGACTGACAAGAGCTCAGTCTCACCATGGATccgaagaagaaagaaaaaagaggaaaatcttaGCTCGAAAG aagtcaaaACGATCTGCTGTTGAAAATAGTGAAGAGCATTCGGCAAAATACAGCAACTCCAATAATTCAG CAGGATCTGGGGCCAGCTCACCTCTCACGTCCCCGTCATCGCCGACTCCACCCTCCACAGCAG